CCTGGGAGCAGGATAACACTACCTGAGACTAATAATTCAAGACTACTTAAGTTCCTGGACTTGACCAACTATAAACATGTAACAGCAtttcacataaagaaaaaaatcatactttcAGCTCTATCTTTTATATCTGATGTGCAAAAGCAATTAATTTATATCTACTGTTTAATTCTTAAAGTTAGGATTCAAATCCAGAATATTATTTTTGTACAAAGGTTAGCTgccctcttttcatttttgtaaaatagCTACTTAAGAGATTCTgctcttttatatatttaaggtgGAAATTCTCTGAAAGCACCCAAGCTTGcaatttcttatttcctttgctgtcaCTAATTTTCGCAACCACATAATTTTCTTCCAGAtttaaaagtttaataatttaactGTGAATCACTTTTTTATATTCAAAGTCTTAGGTTATGTATATGAAAACTAATTTATTAAACCTCTGTACACAAAAGGGAACATAACTGTATAGTAAGCTTATATGAAGAATGaaggtacaaaaaaacaaaattgttgtTAAAATTGATACATGTAAATCTTACAAAAATACCCCAAATGGGATAAAGCTGCTCATCCCTGATTTTTCTCATTTGGTTGTCAGAGttgaaatatgaatttaaaatggttagaattttttttaaaaagtgatatattAAACTTATATACAGGATAATTAGCAAAATGTAGAAAGGGAAAACAATGTACAAAAGACAGATAAAAAACATCACTCTTGACAGACACTCACAATCCAAAAATAGTATAAACCTTAACAAACTATCTCTGAACCAGCTCTTATGTACATTCCCCCTGCAGGTTTTGTGGGTGAGAATAAAATACGGCAAATTAGTGAGCCCAGTCTTTCCATTCTTTAAGATAGGCTTGACTTGAGACCACGATTCAACCTtggatagatttttaaatagGGAGGGACGAATAGGAGAACAATTTTTACCCATCACTTGGTACGCATCAACAGAACACAGTTACAGATAATTGGCTCTTGGTGCCACAACAAGCAGTTATTcggaagtttttttgtttttctgctggtTTCGGGGAGAGTTCTTTAACAAGTTTCTTATCCTGAGGTACATTCCAGTAGATTCTGCCATATTCTCAAATTCAAACGGCGTTATTCCAGTTGCAAACTTGCTCATGTCAGGTATAGGGCTATGAACTTTAGAGGCTGTTGAAGAACTGGTGTCCACTTGAAGGGGCTTCTGGCTGCCTCCATTCCTGATGTTACAGTTTGATACGACATCACCACTGTCGAGCAGAGCGTCTCTGGAGCTCACCTCTGCAGATTCCTCCTCTTCATTCTGACAAAGCAGGGTGGTCTCAGAGGTTGGGCTTAAGGGAGGTTCAACTTCAGCTCTCTTTGCACAAGTGTCTGGTTGCTCAGACTCCTCCAGCGTTGGCTTTTCGGCTGTTTTCCCTTCTGGGATAGGAAGGTCAAGATCATTTGGGCAAGGTGAAGAGGCAACGGAGTTTCCAGTTAAAGGTGTGTCCACCGGAATATCAGAGTCACTATTGATGCTCTCGGCCTGCTCAAGAGCTGCCCATATCCGCCTCTGTTGTTCTTCAAGTTCTTCCAGAGTCAGTGCGTCCTCATCCACAGCTGTGCTCCGGGTTTGGGGTGAGTCACTGGGAGTCAGTGGCGGGGTCCCCTTGGGGAGTGGAGGAGTGAAGAGGGGTGGAGGAGTTCCCCGTGGCAGTGGAGGAGGAGTGCCAGGAGGCAATGGTGGTTGAAACTGAAATGCTTCACTGGTCTGAGAACCATGTGGCACCTCCACATCTGAAATGAGAATGTTGAGAGATACTTTACAAGGTGTAACAGCATTTGATTTTgcaaaaatttattatttgaacTTGGAGGTATCTAGAGGTCCAATAGTCAAAAATAACTGGCTTGAGGGGGAAAACTGGACACCATGACCATGACCTAATGTCCTCAATGCACTGAAGAAGACTGTCTGCAGCGAGAGCTGCCAGGATTTCTTGAACCAAACCCCCAGGAGAGCCACTCCATGCCATGTACATGGTTTCAGACAGAAGAGATACAGAGTAGTTCCCAGGGAAGGTGCTGTGGCTGAAGAACTGGTTCCTGGCCCAGCACAGTAGGAAATctgactgaagtgcaggtgggCTACGCAGTGTAGCCAGGCTGGGGGTGGAGTGAGGATGAAGGCAGGAAGACACCTGAGGCATTTCCCATGAACCTCTAATCTGGACTCCTTGCTCACCTGTGGGCACGTGTATCAACTGTGTGTCCCTCAGCTACCACCTGTCTAATAACCAAGTGCCTTTTCCTAAATCTGGACTTTTATCCTATTTACAATTCTTACTAATGGCACCACCACTGTTATCTGCTTGGAGTATCACAGATGGAAGCTGTTCTTCATTGGagtcctctctttttttctcttctacctgAAGGACCTGGGCCTTCGAGATCCCTTTGTTCCTATTCACTGCCATAACCACTACCTTATTTCAAGACCATTATCACTGGCCA
This is a stretch of genomic DNA from Ictidomys tridecemlineatus isolate mIctTri1 chromosome 2, mIctTri1.hap1, whole genome shotgun sequence. It encodes these proteins:
- the Zcchc8 gene encoding zinc finger CCHC domain-containing protein 8 isoform X3; this encodes MKDCPMPRNAARINEKRKEYMDACGEANSQNFQQRYHAEEVEERFGRFKPGVISEELQDALGVTDKSLPPFIYRMRQLGYPPGWLKEAELENSGLALYDGKDDADGESEVGEVQQNKSVTYDLSKLVNYPGFNISTPRGIPDEWRMFGSIPMQACQQKDVFASYLTSNFQVPSMRSGSKRSSSQSSPGSPKKQRKESSSADSPADMELDSDVEVPHGSQTSEAFQFQPPLPPGTPPPLPRGTPPPLFTPPLPKGTPPLTPSDSPQTRSTAVDEDALTLEELEEQQRRIWAALEQAESINSDSDIPVDTPLTGNSVASSPCPNDLDLPIPEGKTAEKPTLEESEQPDTCAKRAEVEPPLSPTSETTLLCQNEEEESAEVSSRDALLDSGDVVSNCNIRNGGSQKPLQVDTSSSTASKVHSPIPDMSKFATGITPFEFENMAESTGMYLRIRNLLKNSPRNQQKNKKTSE